A single window of Drosophila suzukii chromosome 3, CBGP_Dsuzu_IsoJpt1.0, whole genome shotgun sequence DNA harbors:
- the LOC108005757 gene encoding carboxypeptidase B yields the protein MAKMWQGIVWSWALCLVGLAGFGLANNLAGYEGYTKYTVQHGDEDAFRYMVDLQTNDAELDFWLLTRNSSVLTVSPKRKNQFEARLSSLRVNYEMQPLMELMAALQANSSYAEDNYGGEYEECQQEDCEEAERPRRRTRRQARGFFSHYPRYHEVLSFMSGLASRYPQYCRYESLGRSNEGRHIAALSISLNSRVRSRRVAYIQAATHGREWITTQTVLYLAYELLTNLRAFTRVLQDVEIFLVPLVNPDGYEYTHTTDRFWRKNRHRYAGHSCSGVDINRNFGNHWNYQGASQNLCSEVYSGTAPNSEPETSAVVRYLEFNRNRVKLSLDVHSFGKFIFYPYGYAKNTVPPTVGTLRSVALRAANQIGRYRGTRYTTGTSASILYEASGSLDDFAYGNLGIPLSYTLELPGDEFHVPAHDIIHVCKETFAGFIEFIRHVSLY from the exons CTACACCAAATACACAGTGCAACATGGTGATGAGGATGCCTTCCGGTACATGGTGGATCTGCAGACGAACGACGCGGAGCTGGATTTCTGGCTGCTGACCAGGAACTCCTCGGTGCTGACGGTGAGCCCCAAGCGGAAGAACCAGTTCGAGGCTCGCCTCTCCAGTTTGAGAGTCAATTACGAGATGCAGCCCCTGATGGAGCTGATGGCCGCCCTTCAGGCCAATAGTTCCTATGCCGAGGATAACTACGGTGGGGAGTACGAGGAGTGCCAGCAGGAGGATTGCGAGGAGGCGGAGCGTCCGCGTCGAAGAACTCGCCGCCAGGCCCGCGGCTTCTTCTCGCACTATCCCCGATACCACGAAGTCCTTAGCTTTATGAGCGGATTGGCCTCCAGATATCCGCAGTACTGTCGCTACGAATCTCTGGGCCGCTCCAATGAGGGTCGCCACATAGCTGCTCTTTCGATTTCCCTGAACAGCAGGGTTCGATCCCGCCGAGTGGCCTATATTCAGGCAGCCACCCACGGCAGGGAGTGGATCACCACGCAGACGGTTCTCTATTTGGCTTACGAACTTCTTACCAATCTGCGGGCCTTCACAAGGGTCCTGCAGGATGTGGAGATCTTCTTGGTGCCTCTGGTTAACCCCGATGGCTATGAATACACCCATACGACG GATCGTTTCTGGCGCAAGAACCGTCATCGTTATGCGGGTCATTCTTGCTCCGGCGTGGATATCAACCGTAACTTTGGAAACCACTGGAACTACCAGGGAGCCAGTCAAAAC CTCTGCTCGGAGGTTTACTCGGGCACAGCGCCCAATTCGGAGCCGGAGACCTCGGCCGTGGTGCGATATCTGGAATTCAATCGAAACCGTGTGAAACTCAGCCTGGATGTTCACTCATTTGGCAAATTCATTTTTTATCCCTACGGCTATGCGAA AAACACCGTGCCCCCCACCGTGGGAACGCTGCGTTCGGTGGCTCTGAGGGCCGCCAACCAGATCGGCAGGTACCGCGGCACCCGCTACACCACCGGCACCTCTGCCTCGATTTTGTACGAGGCCTCCGGCAGCCTGGACGACTTCGCCTATGGCAACCTGGGAATCCCTCTGTCCTACACGCTTGAGCTGCCCGGTGACGAGTTCCACGTGCCCGCCCACGACATCATCCACGTCTGCAAGGAGACCTTCGCCGGCTTCATCGAGTTCATCCGGCATGTCAGCCTCTACTAA